Proteins found in one Anopheles aquasalis chromosome 3, idAnoAquaMG_Q_19, whole genome shotgun sequence genomic segment:
- the LOC126578085 gene encoding serine/threonine-protein kinase 10 isoform X3, protein MSFLNNLKKVFHLGSGEAKKKRIFNNIRMDTDPNDFWDMIGELGDGAFGKVYKAQNKETRQLAAAKMCTLEDEENLSDHMVEIDILSEIKHPNIVGLYEAYSIDDKLWMLIEYCDGGALDSIMVELEKPLTEPQIAYVCKHMCAGLSHLHKNKVIHRDLKAGNVLLTMDGGVKLADFGVSAKNKHTMQKHDTFIGTPYWMAPELVLCETFRDNPYDFKVDIWSLGITLIEFAQMEPPNSEMSPMRVLLKIQKSEPPKLDQPSKWSKHFNDFLARALVKDPQQRPSTDVLIGLPFISGNLDSKPIKDLLLEYKADVVEEELVDEEAEKAKRQAKRRSLYQREPRNSALPLDLDDDSSSLQSQETDKLPDTPTSLSKSSRDSKESTPVPTNEEDPSKVPKLPAAVATPTEIPPAAASTGASASAAATGAVEAPQPEFKKPSLVPTPSSSSSEEQPARVTNSASATALGGGAMHIPTPVLPVAKETHEAAQTEESIAGSDSGTKDTVAGERKSSVGGGAVKKGPAPPPPQPQTPTSPTLKQATVLPSALPIAATGVPKGSAALTPPETPQTPPSESGEAGKDRPDASASAANLTRLDEQTKSTRKEHAPIPPSISSGKESPKSSPLLERPASPASTNQTLNNHHKHHHSTAAHLASNDAIGQTIPPPLAYEDDTTSVLKSMSTGRITPQSAQLHPSRSASTISSNAMNSSTTSITINDATVLGDPSNSLASNVAQVTVVTSHPPVIIDNSIPLPPVSGSSSSASSTKSFGSSQRRKSHHRAGESEVVIVSNELNKTHVNESTSSTDDDFQSLDSLENVANSPRYRKPASAAAAIARKLDESEVLIVSPGYIGNVAEEDGEEEEIMRQQVAMNLEEEEEEDEEVFTGSSNNSKLLLLDTSHVSVVTVGEEEIKVKDSSSSQLINNHLHHHAHHQHSQHHQQQQQHNYNDSTSDLSNVSCGPSESSDDVKVDIVHGHAVVAGGSGRASQQHLQQRSPSGSSISLPSQTGRGVAGAAAGPASGVLNGGNRFNGGGEFHQSREDVSIIVNKRKIEKHRISPDSSVGSFDGGGSVRSASTPIHGGTAAGQHQRTGSGTATVVSSAAATMSKHDRSDAESIATTTSHDSREQNERAELLEEEVTLRRKPLPSAGDLEDDKLTPLVSAKSATKPAGGIPASIGPSSVSATSNSATTTSTAAGAPGAGAVRQKANRTFTKEELHLQNLKKKTRKRTRKFEIDGVQVTTTTSKVIYSDEDSNTLYDDHLFRKQELRELKMLQKQEKKQFYDLQGKEAIAKEQQEKKFEQERMQLERTFEADMDVLARHHRQTVEKFEQQQEAELRNTSKKIRAEQERDLKLFRDSLKQEIRLLKQEVDLLPKEKRKDEFRKRKTQMEFEHEEREKAFLSSLSENHELALRRISEIYREKLSSTDKGYLQQKQTAMRTREAMLWELEEKHIHDKHQLAKRHVKDICFMQRHQMIIRHEKELDQIKRMITRKEEELVKRQTIERRALPKRIRAERKARDMMFRESLRISMTTDPELEREKLKKFQEQEKKRYNQEQLRFETKHSKQLEELRATSEGSIRELEQLQNEKRKQLLEHETSKLRECDEALQKDLREWKAQLMPRKQRLEETFAQQLEEMEQLYGNSLVPMPPQSPQAHDHLLQVGSTRSSISSYSDGLGA, encoded by the exons ATGTCGTTCCTAAACAACCTGAAGAAGGTGTTTCACCTGGGCAGTGGGGAGGCGAAGAAAAAGCGCATCTTCAACAACATCCGCATGGACACGGACCCGAACGACTTCTGGGACATGATCGGCGAGCTGGGCGACGGTGCATTCGGGAAGGTGTACAAGGCACAGAACAAGGAAACGAGACAGTTGGCCGCGGCCAAGATGTGCACGctggaggacgaggagaacTTGAGTGATCACATGGTAGAGATTGACATTCTATCCGAGATCAAGCATCCCAACATCGTCGGACTGTACGAGGCGTATTCCATCGACGATAAGCTGTGG ATGCTGATAGAATATTGTGATGGCGGTGCCTTAGATAGTATTATGGTGGAGCTGGAGAAACCACTGACGGAGCCACAGATTGCTTACGTATGCAAGCACATGTGCGCCGGACTGAGTCATTTACACAAAAACAAGGTGATACATCGCGACTTGAAGGCCGGCAACGTGCTATTGACGATGGACGGTGGCGTGAAGTTAG CTGATTTTGGTGTATCGGCAAAGAACAAACATACGATGCAGAAGCACGACACGTTCATCGGGACGCCGTACTGGATGGCACCGGAGCTAGTACTGTGCGAGACGTTCCGCGACAATCCGTACGACTTTAAGGTCGACATCTGGTCGTTAGGTATAACGTTGATAGAATTTGCGCAGATGGAACCACCCAACAGCGAGATGTCGCCGATGCGTGTGCTGCTCAAGATCCAGAAGAGCGAACCGCCGAAACTGGATCAACCCTCGAAGTGGtcaaaacatttcaatgaCTTTCTAGCACGAGCGTTGGTGAAG GATCCCCAGCAAAGGCCCTCCACCGATGTACTGATTGGGTTACCGTTCATAAGCGGGAATCTGGATTCGAAACCGATCAAAGACCTGTTGCTGGAGTACAAAGCGGATGTCGTGGAAGAGGAGCTTGTTGATGAGGAAGCGGAG AAAGCTAAACGCCAGGCGAAGCGAAGATCGCTCTATCAGAGG GAACCCCGCAACTCTGCCCTACCGCTCGACTTGGACGATGACTCGTCATCACTGCAAAGCCAAGAAACAGATAAAC TTCCTGATACGCCAACGTCCTTATCGAAATCATCCAGAGATTCAAAGGAATCTACACCTGTTCCGACCAACGAAGAGGATCCCAGCAAAGTGCCGAAATTACCTGCTGCAGTGGCGACTCCAACGGAGATTCCACCAGCTGCAGCTTCAACAGGCGCTAGTGCATCCGCAGCAGCGACGGGTGCAGTCGAGGCGCCTCAACCTGAATTTAAGAAACCTTCATTGGTACCAACGCCATCTTCATCCTCATCCGAGGAACAGCCAGCACGGGTGACAAATTCTGCTTCGGCAACGGCACTCGGTGGTGGGGCGATGCATATCCCTACACCTGTGCTTCCGGTTGCAAAGGAAACACACGAGGCAGCACAAACGGAAGAATCAATTGCTGGTAGTGATTCGGGCACTAAGGATACGGTTGCTGGCGAACGCAAATCATCAGTTGGCGGGGGAGCGGTCAAAAAGGGGCcggctcctccaccaccacagcctCAAACGCCAACATCGCCGACCTTGAAACAAGCAACGGTGCTTCCATCAGCCCTCCCAATTGCTGCCACTGGCGTTCCAAAGGGCAGTGCTGCTTTGACGCCACCAGAAACACCACAGACTCCTCCGTCTGAGAGTGGTGAAGCAGGGAAAGATCGCCCAGATGCCTCGGCATCAGCGGCCAATCTCACACGACTTGACGAGCAAACGAAATCAACCCGGAAAGAGCATGCTCCTATACCACCGTCCATATCGTCGGGTAAGGAAAGTCCCAAATCATCGCCATTGCTAGAGCGCCCTGCGTCACCGGCATCGACCAATCAAACGCTGAATAATCATCATAAGCATCATCATAGTACTGCTGCACATCTAGCCTCGAACGATGCCATTGGGCAAAcgattcctcctccgttggcCTACGAGGACGATACTACTAGCGTTCTGAAATCGATGTCCACAGGTCGAATTACTCCACAATCGGCACAGTTACATCCCAGTCGCTCTGCATCGACTATCAGTAGCAATGCAATGAACTCTTCGACCACCTCGATCACAATTAACGATGCGACTGTGTTGGGCGATCCTTCCAATAGTTTGGCAAGCAACGTGGCGCAGGTAACGGTCGTGACAAGCCATCCTCCAGTTATTATTGACAACTCGATTCCATTGCCACCGGTATCTGGCTCCTCTTCGTCGGCATCGTCGACGAAATCGTTTGGTTCATCGCAGCGTCGCAAATCGCATCACCGTGCGGGCGAGTCCGAGGTTGTGATTGTTTCGAACGAACTAAACAAAACTCACGTGAATGAGTCTACCTCGTCGACCGACGATGACTTCCAGTCGCTCGACAGTCTCGAAAATGTGGCCAATTCCCCGCGTTACCGCAAACCGGcgtcggcggcagcggcaatcGCTCGCAAGCTGGACGAGAGCGAAGTGTTAATTGTCAGTCCCGGCTATATCGGAAACGTGGCTGAAGAGGAcggcgaagaggaggagattATGAGACAACAGGTTGCTATGAAcctggaagaagaggaggaagaggacgaggaagtCTTtaccggtagcagcaacaatagcAAGCTGTTGCTACTCGACACTAGTCATGTTTCGGTCGTAACGGTGGGCGAAGAGGAGATCAAGGTGAAGgattcttcctcttcccaGCTTATCAACAATCATTTGCACCACCATGCCCATCATCAGCACtctcagcaccaccaacagcaacagcagcataactaCAATGATTCTACCAGTGACCTGTCGAACGTGAGCTGCGGTCCAAGTGAATCGAGCGACGACGTGAAGGTTGATATCGTGCATGGCCATGCGGTGGtcgctggtggtagtggtcgtgCATCGCAACAGCATCTACAGCAGCGTTCTCCTTCCGGGTCCTCAATTTCATTGCCAAGCCAAACGGGAAGAGGagttgcaggagcagcagcaggtcccgCTAGCGGTGTGTTGAATGGAGGAAACCGTTTCAATGGAGGAGGCGAGTTCCATCAGAGCCGGGAGGATGTTAGCATTATAGTGAATaagcggaaaattgaaaagcacaGGATTTCACCGGACAGCAGTGTTGGTtcgtttgatggtggtggttcggttcgctcgGCTAGCACACCGATCCATGGTGGAACGGCGGCTGGACAGCATCAACGCACTGGTAGTGGTACCGCCACGGTAGTATCATCGGCCGCTGCAACTATGTCGAAGCATGATCGAAGCGATGCGGAAAGTATTGCGACCACCACTAGTCACGATAGTCGGGAGCAGAATGAACGAGCGGAGTTACTCGAGGAAGAGGTAACGTTGCGCCGCAAACCGCTTCCATCCGCCGGTGATCTGGAAGATGATAAGCTGACGCCTCTTGTGTCCGCCAAATCAGCTACCAAGCCAGCCGGTGGCATTCCGGCTTCGATCGGACCTTCCAGTGTGTCAGCGACCAGCAATTCCGCTACTACGACCAGCACTGCGGCCGGTGCACCTGGAGCCGGGGCCGTGCGGCAGAAGGCAAATCGCACCTTTACGAAGGAGGAACTGCATTTGCAAAATCTTAAGAAGAAAACCCGCAAACGTACTCGCAAGTTCGAGATTGATGGCGTGcaggtgacgacgacgacgagtaagGTGATCTACAGCGACGAGGACAGTAACACGCTGTACGATGATCATCTGTTCCGTAAGCAAGAGCTGCGCGAACTGAAGATGCTGCAGAAGCAAGAGAAGAAGCAGTTCTACGATTTGCAGGGGAAGGAAGCCATCGCCaaagagcagcaggagaagaagtttGAGCAGGAGCGGATGCAGCTCGAGCGCACGTTCGAGGCAGACATGGACGTGCTggcccgccaccaccgtcagacGGTCGAAAAgttcgaacagcagcaggaagccgAACTGCGCAATACTTCCAAGAAAATCCGTGCCGAACAGGAGCGTGATCTAAAATTG TTCCGCGATAGTTTGAAGCAGGAGATACGACTCTTGAAGCAGGAGGTCGATCTGCTCCCGAAAGAGAAGCGGAAAGATGAGttccgaaagcgaaaaacacaaatggaGTTCGAGCATGAGGAGCGTGAGAAGGCATTCCTGTCGTCATTATCGGAAAACCATGAACTGGCGCTGCGCCGAATAAGTGAAATCTATCGCGAGAAGCTTTCGTCCACGGACAAGGGTTatctgcagcagaagcaaacg GCTATGAGAACGCGTGAGGCCATGTTATGGGAATTGGAGGAAAAACATATTCACGACAAGCACCAGCTGGCAAAGCGTCATGTAAAAGACATTTGCTTCATGCAACGCCATCAGATGATCATCCGACATGAGAAGGAATTGGATCAAATTAAACG CATGATTACCCGCAAAGAAGAGGAGCTGGTGAAGCGACAGACGATCGAGAGGCGAGCCCTGCCAAAGAGAATACGTGCCGAGCGTAAGGCACGTGACATGATGTTCCGTGAATCGTTGCGTATATCGATGACCACTGATCCGGAATTGGAGCGCGAAAAGCTTAAAAAG TTCCaagagcaggagaagaaacgTTACAACCAAGAGCAATTGCGCTTTGAAACGAAGCACAGCAAACAATTGGAAGAGCTACGGGCTACCTCGGAAGGTTCGATAAG AGAACTGGAGCAACTTcaaaacgaaaagcgaaaacagttGCTGGAGCACGAAACATCGAAACTTCGCGAATGCGACGAGGCACTACAGAAGGACTTGCGAGAGTGGAAGGCGCAGCTAATGCCCCGGAAGCAG CGTCTGGAAGAAACGTTCGCCCAGCAGCTGGAAGAGATGGAACAACTGTACGGCAACAGTCTGGTACCGATGCCACCGCAGTCACCGCAAGCGCACGACCATCTGCTGCAGGTGGGCTCGACGAGGAGCAGCATTTCTTCGTATTCCGATGGATTGGGCGCCTGA
- the LOC126578085 gene encoding serine/threonine-protein kinase 10 isoform X4, with amino-acid sequence MSFLNNLKKVFHLGSGEAKKKRIFNNIRMDTDPNDFWDMIGELGDGAFGKVYKAQNKETRQLAAAKMCTLEDEENLSDHMVEIDILSEIKHPNIVGLYEAYSIDDKLWMLIEYCDGGALDSIMVELEKPLTEPQIAYVCKHMCAGLSHLHKNKVIHRDLKAGNVLLTMDGGVKLADFGVSAKNKHTMQKHDTFIGTPYWMAPELVLCETFRDNPYDFKVDIWSLGITLIEFAQMEPPNSEMSPMRVLLKIQKSEPPKLDQPSKWSKHFNDFLARALVKDPQQRPSTDVLIGLPFISGNLDSKPIKDLLLEYKADVVEEELVDEEAEEPRNSALPLDLDDDSSSLQSQETDKLPDTPTSLSKSSRDSKESTPVPTNEEDPSKVPKLPAAVATPTEIPPAAASTGASASAAATGAVEAPQPEFKKPSLVPTPSSSSSEEQPARVTNSASATALGGGAMHIPTPVLPVAKETHEAAQTEESIAGSDSGTKDTVAGERKSSVGGGAVKKGPAPPPPQPQTPTSPTLKQATVLPSALPIAATGVPKGSAALTPPETPQTPPSESGEAGKDRPDASASAANLTRLDEQTKSTRKEHAPIPPSISSGKESPKSSPLLERPASPASTNQTLNNHHKHHHSTAAHLASNDAIGQTIPPPLAYEDDTTSVLKSMSTGRITPQSAQLHPSRSASTISSNAMNSSTTSITINDATVLGDPSNSLASNVAQVTVVTSHPPVIIDNSIPLPPVSGSSSSASSTKSFGSSQRRKSHHRAGESEVVIVSNELNKTHVNESTSSTDDDFQSLDSLENVANSPRYRKPASAAAAIARKLDESEVLIVSPGYIGNVAEEDGEEEEIMRQQVAMNLEEEEEEDEEVFTGSSNNSKLLLLDTSHVSVVTVGEEEIKVKDSSSSQLINNHLHHHAHHQHSQHHQQQQQHNYNDSTSDLSNVSCGPSESSDDVKVDIVHGHAVVAGGSGRASQQHLQQRSPSGSSISLPSQTGRGVAGAAAGPASGVLNGGNRFNGGGEFHQSREDVSIIVNKRKIEKHRISPDSSVGSFDGGGSVRSASTPIHGGTAAGQHQRTGSGTATVVSSAAATMSKHDRSDAESIATTTSHDSREQNERAELLEEEVTLRRKPLPSAGDLEDDKLTPLVSAKSATKPAGGIPASIGPSSVSATSNSATTTSTAAGAPGAGAVRQKANRTFTKEELHLQNLKKKTRKRTRKFEIDGVQVTTTTSKVIYSDEDSNTLYDDHLFRKQELRELKMLQKQEKKQFYDLQGKEAIAKEQQEKKFEQERMQLERTFEADMDVLARHHRQTVEKFEQQQEAELRNTSKKIRAEQERDLKLFRDSLKQEIRLLKQEVDLLPKEKRKDEFRKRKTQMEFEHEEREKAFLSSLSENHELALRRISEIYREKLSSTDKGYLQQKQTAMRTREAMLWELEEKHIHDKHQLAKRHVKDICFMQRHQMIIRHEKELDQIKRMITRKEEELVKRQTIERRALPKRIRAERKARDMMFRESLRISMTTDPELEREKLKKFQEQEKKRYNQEQLRFETKHSKQLEELRATSEGSIRELEQLQNEKRKQLLEHETSKLRECDEALQKDLREWKAQLMPRKQRLEETFAQQLEEMEQLYGNSLVPMPPQSPQAHDHLLQVGSTRSSISSYSDGLGA; translated from the exons ATGTCGTTCCTAAACAACCTGAAGAAGGTGTTTCACCTGGGCAGTGGGGAGGCGAAGAAAAAGCGCATCTTCAACAACATCCGCATGGACACGGACCCGAACGACTTCTGGGACATGATCGGCGAGCTGGGCGACGGTGCATTCGGGAAGGTGTACAAGGCACAGAACAAGGAAACGAGACAGTTGGCCGCGGCCAAGATGTGCACGctggaggacgaggagaacTTGAGTGATCACATGGTAGAGATTGACATTCTATCCGAGATCAAGCATCCCAACATCGTCGGACTGTACGAGGCGTATTCCATCGACGATAAGCTGTGG ATGCTGATAGAATATTGTGATGGCGGTGCCTTAGATAGTATTATGGTGGAGCTGGAGAAACCACTGACGGAGCCACAGATTGCTTACGTATGCAAGCACATGTGCGCCGGACTGAGTCATTTACACAAAAACAAGGTGATACATCGCGACTTGAAGGCCGGCAACGTGCTATTGACGATGGACGGTGGCGTGAAGTTAG CTGATTTTGGTGTATCGGCAAAGAACAAACATACGATGCAGAAGCACGACACGTTCATCGGGACGCCGTACTGGATGGCACCGGAGCTAGTACTGTGCGAGACGTTCCGCGACAATCCGTACGACTTTAAGGTCGACATCTGGTCGTTAGGTATAACGTTGATAGAATTTGCGCAGATGGAACCACCCAACAGCGAGATGTCGCCGATGCGTGTGCTGCTCAAGATCCAGAAGAGCGAACCGCCGAAACTGGATCAACCCTCGAAGTGGtcaaaacatttcaatgaCTTTCTAGCACGAGCGTTGGTGAAG GATCCCCAGCAAAGGCCCTCCACCGATGTACTGATTGGGTTACCGTTCATAAGCGGGAATCTGGATTCGAAACCGATCAAAGACCTGTTGCTGGAGTACAAAGCGGATGTCGTGGAAGAGGAGCTTGTTGATGAGGAAGCGGAG GAACCCCGCAACTCTGCCCTACCGCTCGACTTGGACGATGACTCGTCATCACTGCAAAGCCAAGAAACAGATAAAC TTCCTGATACGCCAACGTCCTTATCGAAATCATCCAGAGATTCAAAGGAATCTACACCTGTTCCGACCAACGAAGAGGATCCCAGCAAAGTGCCGAAATTACCTGCTGCAGTGGCGACTCCAACGGAGATTCCACCAGCTGCAGCTTCAACAGGCGCTAGTGCATCCGCAGCAGCGACGGGTGCAGTCGAGGCGCCTCAACCTGAATTTAAGAAACCTTCATTGGTACCAACGCCATCTTCATCCTCATCCGAGGAACAGCCAGCACGGGTGACAAATTCTGCTTCGGCAACGGCACTCGGTGGTGGGGCGATGCATATCCCTACACCTGTGCTTCCGGTTGCAAAGGAAACACACGAGGCAGCACAAACGGAAGAATCAATTGCTGGTAGTGATTCGGGCACTAAGGATACGGTTGCTGGCGAACGCAAATCATCAGTTGGCGGGGGAGCGGTCAAAAAGGGGCcggctcctccaccaccacagcctCAAACGCCAACATCGCCGACCTTGAAACAAGCAACGGTGCTTCCATCAGCCCTCCCAATTGCTGCCACTGGCGTTCCAAAGGGCAGTGCTGCTTTGACGCCACCAGAAACACCACAGACTCCTCCGTCTGAGAGTGGTGAAGCAGGGAAAGATCGCCCAGATGCCTCGGCATCAGCGGCCAATCTCACACGACTTGACGAGCAAACGAAATCAACCCGGAAAGAGCATGCTCCTATACCACCGTCCATATCGTCGGGTAAGGAAAGTCCCAAATCATCGCCATTGCTAGAGCGCCCTGCGTCACCGGCATCGACCAATCAAACGCTGAATAATCATCATAAGCATCATCATAGTACTGCTGCACATCTAGCCTCGAACGATGCCATTGGGCAAAcgattcctcctccgttggcCTACGAGGACGATACTACTAGCGTTCTGAAATCGATGTCCACAGGTCGAATTACTCCACAATCGGCACAGTTACATCCCAGTCGCTCTGCATCGACTATCAGTAGCAATGCAATGAACTCTTCGACCACCTCGATCACAATTAACGATGCGACTGTGTTGGGCGATCCTTCCAATAGTTTGGCAAGCAACGTGGCGCAGGTAACGGTCGTGACAAGCCATCCTCCAGTTATTATTGACAACTCGATTCCATTGCCACCGGTATCTGGCTCCTCTTCGTCGGCATCGTCGACGAAATCGTTTGGTTCATCGCAGCGTCGCAAATCGCATCACCGTGCGGGCGAGTCCGAGGTTGTGATTGTTTCGAACGAACTAAACAAAACTCACGTGAATGAGTCTACCTCGTCGACCGACGATGACTTCCAGTCGCTCGACAGTCTCGAAAATGTGGCCAATTCCCCGCGTTACCGCAAACCGGcgtcggcggcagcggcaatcGCTCGCAAGCTGGACGAGAGCGAAGTGTTAATTGTCAGTCCCGGCTATATCGGAAACGTGGCTGAAGAGGAcggcgaagaggaggagattATGAGACAACAGGTTGCTATGAAcctggaagaagaggaggaagaggacgaggaagtCTTtaccggtagcagcaacaatagcAAGCTGTTGCTACTCGACACTAGTCATGTTTCGGTCGTAACGGTGGGCGAAGAGGAGATCAAGGTGAAGgattcttcctcttcccaGCTTATCAACAATCATTTGCACCACCATGCCCATCATCAGCACtctcagcaccaccaacagcaacagcagcataactaCAATGATTCTACCAGTGACCTGTCGAACGTGAGCTGCGGTCCAAGTGAATCGAGCGACGACGTGAAGGTTGATATCGTGCATGGCCATGCGGTGGtcgctggtggtagtggtcgtgCATCGCAACAGCATCTACAGCAGCGTTCTCCTTCCGGGTCCTCAATTTCATTGCCAAGCCAAACGGGAAGAGGagttgcaggagcagcagcaggtcccgCTAGCGGTGTGTTGAATGGAGGAAACCGTTTCAATGGAGGAGGCGAGTTCCATCAGAGCCGGGAGGATGTTAGCATTATAGTGAATaagcggaaaattgaaaagcacaGGATTTCACCGGACAGCAGTGTTGGTtcgtttgatggtggtggttcggttcgctcgGCTAGCACACCGATCCATGGTGGAACGGCGGCTGGACAGCATCAACGCACTGGTAGTGGTACCGCCACGGTAGTATCATCGGCCGCTGCAACTATGTCGAAGCATGATCGAAGCGATGCGGAAAGTATTGCGACCACCACTAGTCACGATAGTCGGGAGCAGAATGAACGAGCGGAGTTACTCGAGGAAGAGGTAACGTTGCGCCGCAAACCGCTTCCATCCGCCGGTGATCTGGAAGATGATAAGCTGACGCCTCTTGTGTCCGCCAAATCAGCTACCAAGCCAGCCGGTGGCATTCCGGCTTCGATCGGACCTTCCAGTGTGTCAGCGACCAGCAATTCCGCTACTACGACCAGCACTGCGGCCGGTGCACCTGGAGCCGGGGCCGTGCGGCAGAAGGCAAATCGCACCTTTACGAAGGAGGAACTGCATTTGCAAAATCTTAAGAAGAAAACCCGCAAACGTACTCGCAAGTTCGAGATTGATGGCGTGcaggtgacgacgacgacgagtaagGTGATCTACAGCGACGAGGACAGTAACACGCTGTACGATGATCATCTGTTCCGTAAGCAAGAGCTGCGCGAACTGAAGATGCTGCAGAAGCAAGAGAAGAAGCAGTTCTACGATTTGCAGGGGAAGGAAGCCATCGCCaaagagcagcaggagaagaagtttGAGCAGGAGCGGATGCAGCTCGAGCGCACGTTCGAGGCAGACATGGACGTGCTggcccgccaccaccgtcagacGGTCGAAAAgttcgaacagcagcaggaagccgAACTGCGCAATACTTCCAAGAAAATCCGTGCCGAACAGGAGCGTGATCTAAAATTG TTCCGCGATAGTTTGAAGCAGGAGATACGACTCTTGAAGCAGGAGGTCGATCTGCTCCCGAAAGAGAAGCGGAAAGATGAGttccgaaagcgaaaaacacaaatggaGTTCGAGCATGAGGAGCGTGAGAAGGCATTCCTGTCGTCATTATCGGAAAACCATGAACTGGCGCTGCGCCGAATAAGTGAAATCTATCGCGAGAAGCTTTCGTCCACGGACAAGGGTTatctgcagcagaagcaaacg GCTATGAGAACGCGTGAGGCCATGTTATGGGAATTGGAGGAAAAACATATTCACGACAAGCACCAGCTGGCAAAGCGTCATGTAAAAGACATTTGCTTCATGCAACGCCATCAGATGATCATCCGACATGAGAAGGAATTGGATCAAATTAAACG CATGATTACCCGCAAAGAAGAGGAGCTGGTGAAGCGACAGACGATCGAGAGGCGAGCCCTGCCAAAGAGAATACGTGCCGAGCGTAAGGCACGTGACATGATGTTCCGTGAATCGTTGCGTATATCGATGACCACTGATCCGGAATTGGAGCGCGAAAAGCTTAAAAAG TTCCaagagcaggagaagaaacgTTACAACCAAGAGCAATTGCGCTTTGAAACGAAGCACAGCAAACAATTGGAAGAGCTACGGGCTACCTCGGAAGGTTCGATAAG AGAACTGGAGCAACTTcaaaacgaaaagcgaaaacagttGCTGGAGCACGAAACATCGAAACTTCGCGAATGCGACGAGGCACTACAGAAGGACTTGCGAGAGTGGAAGGCGCAGCTAATGCCCCGGAAGCAG CGTCTGGAAGAAACGTTCGCCCAGCAGCTGGAAGAGATGGAACAACTGTACGGCAACAGTCTGGTACCGATGCCACCGCAGTCACCGCAAGCGCACGACCATCTGCTGCAGGTGGGCTCGACGAGGAGCAGCATTTCTTCGTATTCCGATGGATTGGGCGCCTGA
- the LOC126578086 gene encoding antigen 5 like allergen Cul n 1-like, whose amino-acid sequence MHSTVVIYRSLLCWWWCLCFVLLYQSGPVVQAAFDYCAASKDLCQPPGARHVVCNGRHFGSVCRDPKLIKMNDRYRKQILEFHNKLRNNIACGYFRRYAEASSMEQLEWDPKLARMAEYNARTCTFAHDECRNTRKYRRVGQNLAINWFHGVNMTASQAIDKFQYHWYQEHGQGKQKLVDRYTLPSMQAGIGHFTQMIHADAHRMGCAMVRFAGVMKGQAVTQYYLVCNYSEGNVYERPVYRKGKRCSKCKYGCSTGTFKCLCRKQH is encoded by the exons ATGCATTCTACCGTCGTGATTTATCGATCGCtgctgtgttggtggtggtgcttgtgctTCGTGCTCCTGTACCAATCGGGACCGGTGGTACAGGCGGCCTTCGATTATTGTGCCGCCTCAAAGGACCTCTGCCAACCACCAGGCGCACGCCACGTTGTCTGCAATGGGCGTCACTTTGGCTCAGTTTGCCGTGATCCGAAGCTAATCAAGATGAATGATCGCTACCGGAAGCAAATACTGGAGTTTCACAACAAACTACGGAACAACATTGCTTGCGGTTACTTCCGGCGCTATGCCGAAGCCAGCTCGATGGAACAGTTG GAATGGGATCCTAAGCTGGCACGTATGGCCGAGTACAATGCCCGAACGTGCACTTTTGCCCACGACGAGTGCCGGAACACGCGCAAGTATCGTCGAGTCGGGCAAAATCTGGCCATCAATTGGTTCCACGGTGTCAACATGACGGCGTCGCAGGCCATCGACAAGTTCCAGTACCACTGGTACCAGGAGCACGGCCAGGGTAAGCAGAAGCTGGTCGATCGCTACACCCTACCCTCCATGCAGGCCGGTATCGGACACTTTACGCAGATGATACATGCCGACGCGCACCGTATGGGTTGCGCGATGGTACGCTTCGCCGGCGTCATGAAAGGACAGGCCGTGACGCAGTACTATCTGGTGTGCAACTACTCCGAGGGTAACGTGTACGAGCGGCCCGTCTATCGGAAGGGCAAACGATGCAGCAAGTGCAAATACGGATGCTCGACCGGTACCTTCAAATGTCTTTGCCGGAAACAGCACTAG